Genomic DNA from Acidimicrobiales bacterium:
GGAGCACGCTCGGGCGGTTGACCAGCGCTCGGGCCACGGCGACTCGCTGCTGCTGCCCGCCCGACATCTGGCGAGGATGACGGTCGGCGAGCTTGGACATCTTCACCATCGCGAGCGCCTCGGCGACCCGACTGGCGATCTCGGACTTCGGCGTCTTCTTCTGCCGCAATCCGTACGCCACGTTCTCGGCGACCGTCATGTGGGGAAACAGCGCGTACTGCTGAAAGACAGTGTTGACGTCTCGCTTGTAGGGCGGCACGCCCTGGATCTCACGGCCGTTGAGCCGGATCCGCCCCTCGTCGGGCTGTTCGAATCCGGCGAGCATCCGCAGGGTGGTGGTCTTGCCACAGCCCGAGGGCCCCAAGAGTGACAGGAACTCCGCCGGACGCACCCGCAAGTCGAGACGGTCGACCGCCACCATCGAGCCGAACCGCTTGGTGACGTCGATGAGTTCGACCGACCCGCGTTCGCTCGACTCCGCTTCGCTACTCAACTCGACGATCCGTGGAGTCAACGAACATTGCAGCCCAGTCCTTCGTTGGTGTGAAGGAGCGGATGGTGCCACGAGAGGCCCGAGAACACAAGGAATCGGCCGTGATTTCACACTACGATGACGCAGGGCGGAGGGTCGAACACCGCGGTGGTTGGTCGGCCCTTCGCCTACTGCGGGCTGGCGCGCCAGAAGATGTCGCCCACGCTGTCCGTGTCGGCCGCTGCCTCGGAGGCAGGGCCGGAGGCTGCCTCGTCGGCAGAGTCAGCCCTCGGTGAACTCCGCGGCCCGAGTGCCGAGCGTGTCGAGCACATCGTCGAATGCCTTGGCGAAGCTGGCGACGCCCTCGTCCTCGAGCTGCAACGCGACCTCTTCGAGGTCGATCCCGAGCTCGGCGAGCTGTTCGATCACCTGGTGCGCACCGGCGACATCGGCGTCGATGGTGCGGGCGACGGTGCCGTGGTCGTCGAAGGCCAACAGCGTGCCATCGGGAATGGTGTTCACCGTGTTGGGTCCGATGAGGGTGTCGATGTAGAGCGTGTCGGGATACGACGGATCCTTGGTGGACGTGGACGCCCACAGGGGGCGCTGATAGCGCGCACCCTTGGCTGCGAGCGCCTCCCAGCGAGCGCCGCTGAAGGTCTGCTGGAACAGCTCGTAGGCCAACACGCCCTGGGCGATGGCCGCCTTGCCGCGCAGTGCAAGCGCCTCGTCGGTGCCGATGGCGGCCAGTCGCTTGTCGACCTCGACGTCGACCCGGCTGATGAAGAACGACGCCACCGAGGACACAGTGGAGAGATCGCCGCCAAACGCCTCGAGACCGGCGAGGTAGGCCTCCATCACCGCCTGGTAGCGG
This window encodes:
- the tal gene encoding transaldolase, translated to MSRLHELFEAQGQSPWLDNLRRGWMASGEMQAWLDRGVRGLTSNPSIFAKAMMDTDEYDADLESLVRSGTSVEDAYWSLVVDDIGQALALLRPIFDQSGGEDGYVSVEVSPRLANDEAGTVTAARELDDTIDAPNLYIKVPATVEGVGAIQTLVSEGRSINVTLIFSLSRYQAVMEAYLAGLEAFGGDLSTVSSVASFFISRVDVEVDKRLAAIGTDEALALRGKAAIAQGVLAYELFQQTFSGARWEALAAKGARYQRPLWASTSTKDPSYPDTLYIDTLIGPNTVNTIPDGTLLAFDDHGTVARTIDADVAGAHQVIEQLAELGIDLEEVALQLEDEGVASFAKAFDDVLDTLGTRAAEFTEG